One window from the genome of Desulforamulus ruminis DSM 2154 encodes:
- the cydB gene encoding cytochrome d ubiquinol oxidase subunit II, whose protein sequence is MDLNILWFILVTVLFIGFFFLEGFDYGVGILLPFLGQDDTERRVIINSIGPVWDGNEVWLITAGGAAFAAFPAWYATLFSGFYMALFLILLALIVRGVAFEFRSSDENPRWRSFWDWMIFGGSLVSALLWGVAVTNLLQGVPIDAQMEYVGSFWDLLSPYTLAGGLTTLLVFTLHGALFLTLKTEGAMVERARGAAVKIGMLAIPVALLLAVLTYLQTDLFTKTGAAIAFVGTALFLVLAWLLLRRGRYGWSFVSSGLTIVFFTVAMFWGLFPRVMVSNLNPEWSLTIYNASSSPYTLKIMTVVALVMVPIVLLYQGWTYWVFRRRVSTKHLHY, encoded by the coding sequence ATGGACTTAAATATTCTCTGGTTTATTTTAGTGACGGTTTTGTTTATCGGCTTTTTCTTTCTGGAAGGTTTTGATTACGGTGTGGGCATTCTACTGCCTTTTTTAGGCCAGGACGACACCGAACGGCGGGTGATCATTAACAGCATTGGGCCGGTTTGGGACGGCAACGAGGTGTGGCTGATCACCGCCGGCGGAGCTGCCTTTGCGGCCTTTCCCGCCTGGTATGCCACGCTGTTCAGCGGCTTTTACATGGCTCTTTTCCTGATTTTGCTGGCCCTGATTGTCCGGGGTGTGGCCTTTGAATTCCGCAGCAGTGATGAAAACCCCCGCTGGCGAAGTTTCTGGGATTGGATGATCTTCGGGGGAAGCCTGGTCTCCGCTCTGCTCTGGGGTGTGGCTGTGACCAATCTGCTTCAGGGGGTTCCCATTGACGCCCAAATGGAGTATGTGGGGTCCTTTTGGGATCTGCTCTCTCCCTATACCCTGGCGGGAGGCCTGACCACCCTGCTGGTCTTCACACTGCACGGGGCTCTCTTCCTTACCCTGAAGACTGAAGGGGCCATGGTGGAACGTGCCCGGGGGGCAGCCGTAAAAATCGGGATGCTGGCCATACCGGTGGCCCTGTTGTTAGCTGTGTTGACCTATCTGCAAACAGATTTATTTACCAAAACCGGCGCAGCCATCGCTTTTGTGGGGACCGCCCTATTCCTGGTGCTGGCCTGGCTGCTTTTGCGCCGTGGCCGATACGGCTGGTCCTTTGTCTCTAGCGGTTTGACCATTGTTTTTTTCACCGTGGCCATGTTCTGGGGACTCTTCCCCCGAGTGATGGTTTCCAACCTGAATCCGGAATGGAGTTTAACCATTTATAACGCTTCTTCAAGCCCCTATACCCTTAAGATCATGACGGTTGTGGCACTGGTCATGGTGCCCATCGTTCTGCTTTATCAGGGCTGGACCTATTGGGTTTTCCGCCGGCGCGTCAGCACCAAGCATCTGCATTACTAA
- the cydC gene encoding thiol reductant ABC exporter subunit CydC yields MRTFLRLSGLILPYWPSMLLAVMLGFLTVASNIGLMGLSAYLIASAALHPPVLDLMTAIVGVRFFGICRAVLRYLERYVSHDATFRVLGQIRVWFFAGLEPLAPARLLNYRSGDLLSRIVADVETLKNFYLRVLAPPLVALLVLLLMVFFLVRYEVKLGILFMLFFLGAGIGVPLLVKGAGRNAGRRLVEVKSRLNAHLVDGIQGMTEIIAFGQVKTLCGQAGGLSQELLALQRRVAGISGLSSALTGLLMNLAMWSVLVLTIPLVAAGKLKGIDLAMLALAVLSSFEAILPLAVSLHYLDESLAAARRLFHIIEAKPAVLDSAPTSGEKPQNYDLQVKGLRFRYNGLGPWVLDGLDLRLPEGGRAALVGPSGAGKSTLVHLLLRFWDYQEGSICLGGRMLNDYTQEHLRSLVGVVSQRTHLFNATIRENLLLAKPEASEEELRQAARRARIHSFIQSLPQGYDTYVGEGGFKLSGGQRQRLAIARVLLKNAPILILDEAASGLDPLTGQALMGEIDELMEGRTTLIITHNLRGLERMDQILVLDRGRVVQQGKEEMLLKQEGLYRQLWQISQDALPASS; encoded by the coding sequence ATGAGGACTTTTCTCCGGTTGTCAGGCCTCATTTTACCCTATTGGCCCTCCATGCTGCTGGCAGTAATGCTGGGTTTTCTCACGGTGGCCAGCAACATCGGCCTCATGGGCCTCTCGGCCTATCTTATTGCCAGTGCGGCCCTGCATCCTCCGGTTTTGGATTTAATGACCGCTATCGTAGGGGTGCGCTTTTTCGGAATTTGCCGGGCGGTCCTGCGGTATTTGGAGCGTTATGTATCCCATGACGCCACCTTCCGGGTTTTGGGACAAATCCGGGTTTGGTTTTTTGCCGGGCTGGAGCCCTTGGCGCCGGCCCGGCTGCTGAACTATCGCAGCGGGGATCTGTTAAGCCGCATTGTGGCCGATGTGGAAACCCTAAAAAATTTCTATCTAAGGGTGCTGGCTCCGCCCCTGGTGGCCCTGTTGGTGCTGCTGTTGATGGTGTTTTTTTTAGTCCGTTATGAAGTGAAGCTGGGAATCCTTTTTATGCTCTTTTTCCTTGGCGCCGGGATAGGGGTGCCCTTGCTGGTGAAAGGGGCGGGCCGGAATGCGGGACGCCGGTTGGTGGAGGTAAAGTCCCGGCTTAATGCCCATCTGGTGGACGGCATTCAGGGAATGACGGAAATCATCGCCTTTGGACAGGTTAAAACCCTGTGCGGCCAGGCGGGCGGTTTAAGCCAGGAGCTTTTGGCACTGCAGCGGCGGGTGGCCGGCATCAGCGGCCTTTCATCGGCTTTGACGGGCCTGCTGATGAATCTGGCCATGTGGTCGGTGCTGGTGTTGACCATTCCCCTGGTTGCCGCCGGCAAACTTAAGGGCATTGATTTAGCCATGCTGGCCCTGGCCGTACTCAGCAGTTTTGAGGCCATACTGCCCTTGGCTGTCAGCCTGCATTATTTGGACGAAAGCCTGGCGGCGGCCCGGAGATTATTTCATATTATTGAAGCTAAACCGGCGGTACTGGATTCAGCTCCTACCTCCGGGGAGAAACCGCAGAACTATGATTTGCAGGTGAAGGGACTGCGCTTTCGGTATAACGGCCTGGGGCCCTGGGTGTTGGACGGACTGGACCTGCGGCTGCCGGAAGGAGGGCGTGCCGCCCTGGTGGGCCCCAGCGGAGCGGGGAAAAGTACTCTGGTTCATCTACTGCTGCGTTTCTGGGATTATCAGGAAGGTTCCATCTGCCTGGGAGGCCGGATGCTCAACGACTACACCCAGGAGCATTTAAGGTCCCTGGTGGGGGTAGTCAGCCAGCGCACCCATTTATTTAATGCCACCATCCGGGAAAATCTTCTGCTGGCCAAACCCGAGGCCAGCGAGGAGGAATTAAGGCAAGCGGCCCGGCGGGCCAGGATTCATTCCTTTATCCAAAGCCTTCCCCAGGGCTATGATACCTACGTGGGGGAAGGCGGGTTTAAACTATCCGGCGGCCAGCGACAGCGCCTGGCCATTGCCCGGGTTCTTTTGAAAAACGCCCCCATTCTGATTTTGGATGAGGCTGCCTCCGGTCTGGACCCGCTGACCGGACAAGCGCTGATGGGGGAGATTGATGAATTAATGGAAGGACGGACCACACTGATCATTACCCATAACCTGCGGGGACTGGAAAGAATGGACCAAATCCTGGTTTTGGACCGGGGCAGGGTGGTGCAGCAGGGAAAAGAAGAAATGCTGTTAAAGCAGGAGGGTCTTTACCGTCAACTGTGGCAGATCTCTCAGGATGCATTACCGGCCAGTTCATGA
- a CDS encoding metallophosphoesterase, with amino-acid sequence MIILLYTLLNWQIGRQILDLVKINKFIFWSIFAIIACSPIISRFGVKGLGAMGNYWMVFFYYAAFVAALGLVVKNKPFIIGSYVLIILLIVYGVLHARDIQVQHYDIAIPKAGKDLHVVMLADIHIDREKEKGYVAKMVREINALNPDMVLLTGDIFDDRDINVLLREKETLKKIKAPYGVYGVLGNHEYYTGNLDKCLAIFKEADIRILRDEVVEAEGLYIVGREDASRKRKSLKELMKEVNREKPVILLDHQPVLLDEAKDSGVDLQLSGHTHRGQFFPNQLITRRIFEVDYGYLAKDSLQVIVSSGYGTWGPPVRIGTQSEIVDIQLNFSK; translated from the coding sequence ATGATTATTCTGTTATACACGCTTCTCAATTGGCAAATTGGCAGGCAGATTCTTGATTTAGTGAAGATCAATAAATTTATTTTTTGGAGCATTTTTGCCATTATTGCCTGTTCCCCTATCATCAGCCGCTTTGGAGTCAAGGGTTTGGGGGCGATGGGAAACTACTGGATGGTCTTTTTTTATTACGCCGCCTTTGTTGCGGCCCTGGGTTTGGTGGTTAAGAATAAACCTTTTATCATCGGCTCTTATGTTTTGATTATCCTGCTGATTGTTTACGGTGTGCTTCATGCCAGAGACATTCAAGTACAGCATTATGATATTGCCATTCCCAAGGCGGGCAAGGATCTCCATGTGGTCATGCTTGCGGATATTCATATTGATCGTGAAAAAGAGAAAGGTTATGTAGCAAAAATGGTCCGGGAAATCAACGCCTTAAACCCGGATATGGTGCTTCTGACCGGAGATATTTTTGATGACCGGGATATTAATGTGCTGCTGCGAGAAAAAGAAACCCTGAAAAAAATCAAAGCCCCCTATGGTGTATACGGTGTTTTGGGCAACCATGAGTATTATACGGGAAACCTGGATAAATGCCTGGCTATTTTTAAAGAAGCCGACATCCGCATTTTGAGAGATGAAGTGGTTGAAGCCGAGGGACTTTATATTGTTGGCAGAGAGGATGCTTCGAGAAAACGGAAGAGTTTAAAGGAATTAATGAAAGAAGTAAACCGGGAAAAACCCGTTATCTTGCTGGATCATCAACCGGTTTTATTGGATGAAGCAAAGGACAGCGGGGTTGATTTACAGCTTTCCGGACATACTCACAGGGGACAATTTTTCCCCAATCAGCTCATCACCCGGAGGATTTTCGAAGTGGATTACGGTTATCTGGCCAAGGATTCCTTACAGGTGATCGTTTCATCGGGTTACGGTACCTGGGGTCCCCCGGTACGGATTGGCACACAGTCGGAGATTGTGGATATTCAACTTAACTTTTCAAAATGA
- the cydD gene encoding thiol reductant ABC exporter subunit CydD, translating into MIDRRLWREARTVRRFLLLTAVLGAVVGLVAVFQALYLARVVNGVFLEGQNLAQVRPWLLVLLGLILLRAVLSWVNEITAHRAAAEIKEKLRRELLHRLLDLGPLHARGERTGELVNLLVEGVDALEDYFARYLPQLFLAALIPVLILAFVFPLDSTTALILLFTAPLIPLFMILIGKWSENLTQRQWETLSRLSAHFLDVLQGLTTLKLFGRSKAQVEVMARISNRFRETTLGVLRIAFLSALMLEFMATISTALVAVALGLRLVYDRIPFEQAFFLLLLAPEFYLPLRMLGSQFHAGMNGVSAANRIFEVLETPVSSGPEKEEGTSLPGTEVRVSFRDVRYLYPEAEKPALQGVSFELGPGEQVALVGPSGAGKSTVTHLLLGFVQPEQGVIQVNGIPLNQIPASEWRQQVALVPQNPHLFFGTVADNILLGRPGASPDEVEEAARLSGAHEFIRELPQGYQTPVGEQGARLSGGQVQRLAIARAFLKNAPLLILDEPTAGLDPAGEQVIRQALDRLMQGRATLLIAHRLSTVRRASRILVLDQGCLVESGGHEELMKARGLYYRLVKTFQGVAS; encoded by the coding sequence ATGATTGACAGGCGGCTTTGGCGCGAGGCCCGGACTGTTCGCCGTTTTTTATTATTAACCGCCGTACTGGGAGCGGTGGTGGGATTGGTGGCGGTGTTCCAGGCCCTTTATCTGGCCCGGGTAGTCAACGGGGTTTTTCTGGAGGGGCAAAATTTGGCGCAGGTCCGGCCCTGGCTGCTGGTCTTGCTGGGATTGATCCTTTTACGGGCGGTGCTCTCCTGGGTCAATGAAATAACGGCGCACCGGGCGGCGGCAGAAATAAAAGAAAAACTCCGCCGGGAGCTTTTGCATCGCCTGCTGGACCTGGGGCCGCTGCACGCCCGGGGGGAACGCACGGGAGAACTGGTCAATCTTTTGGTGGAAGGGGTAGACGCCCTGGAGGATTATTTTGCCCGCTATCTTCCCCAGCTGTTTCTGGCGGCCCTCATTCCTGTGTTGATCCTGGCCTTTGTTTTTCCCCTGGACAGCACAACCGCTCTTATTCTTCTCTTTACAGCGCCATTGATTCCTCTGTTCATGATCTTGATCGGAAAATGGTCGGAAAATCTGACCCAACGCCAGTGGGAAACCCTAAGCCGACTCAGCGCTCATTTCCTGGATGTGCTCCAGGGGCTGACCACCCTGAAGCTGTTTGGCCGAAGCAAGGCCCAGGTGGAGGTGATGGCCCGCATCAGCAACCGTTTTCGAGAAACCACCCTGGGAGTACTGCGGATTGCTTTTTTATCCGCCCTGATGCTTGAGTTTATGGCCACCATCAGCACGGCCCTGGTGGCGGTTGCCCTGGGACTGCGCCTGGTTTATGACCGCATTCCCTTTGAACAGGCTTTTTTTCTGCTGCTTTTGGCCCCTGAGTTTTATCTGCCTTTGAGAATGCTGGGAAGTCAGTTTCACGCCGGAATGAACGGCGTCAGCGCGGCCAACCGCATTTTTGAGGTGCTGGAAACGCCGGTTTCTTCTGGCCCGGAGAAAGAAGAAGGAACCTCTCTGCCGGGAACGGAGGTAAGGGTTTCTTTCAGGGATGTTCGGTATCTTTATCCCGAAGCGGAAAAACCGGCTCTGCAGGGGGTGTCCTTTGAACTGGGGCCGGGGGAGCAGGTAGCCCTGGTGGGGCCCAGCGGCGCGGGAAAAAGCACGGTGACTCATCTGCTCCTGGGTTTTGTGCAGCCCGAACAAGGGGTGATTCAAGTGAACGGAATTCCCCTGAATCAAATTCCGGCCTCGGAATGGCGGCAGCAGGTGGCGCTGGTCCCCCAGAATCCCCACCTGTTTTTCGGAACGGTGGCCGACAACATTTTACTGGGGCGGCCCGGCGCTTCCCCGGATGAGGTGGAGGAGGCCGCCCGATTATCCGGAGCCCATGAATTTATTAGGGAGCTGCCCCAGGGTTATCAAACCCCGGTGGGGGAACAGGGCGCCCGGCTTAGCGGGGGTCAGGTCCAGCGCCTGGCCATTGCCCGGGCCTTTTTAAAAAATGCTCCCTTGCTGATTCTGGACGAACCCACGGCGGGTCTGGATCCTGCGGGTGAACAGGTAATCCGCCAGGCCTTGGATCGCTTGATGCAAGGCCGCGCCACCCTGCTAATCGCCCACCGCCTAAGCACCGTCCGCCGGGCTTCCCGTATCTTGGTGCTGGATCAAGGGTGTCTGGTGGAAAGCGGGGGGCATGAGGAACTAATGAAGGCCCGGGGGCTGTATTACCGGCTGGTTAAAACTTTTCAGGGGGTGGCCTCATGA
- a CDS encoding EVE domain-containing protein produces MAYWLAKTEPEAFSYQDLERLGRDRWDGVKNFVALRHIGKMQPGDRMFIYHSGKTKAIVGVARVVSLAYPDPAEQDPRLVVVDVEPLYPLIRPVTLKEIKQNPAFQEWELVKQSRLSVMPVSEPHWRLIHELAGNAS; encoded by the coding sequence ATGGCCTATTGGCTGGCCAAAACAGAACCGGAGGCCTTCAGCTACCAGGATTTAGAACGCTTGGGCCGGGATCGCTGGGACGGAGTAAAGAATTTTGTCGCTCTCCGGCACATCGGCAAGATGCAGCCGGGGGACCGGATGTTTATTTACCATAGCGGTAAGACAAAAGCCATTGTGGGAGTGGCCCGAGTGGTTTCCCTTGCCTATCCGGACCCGGCGGAACAGGATCCACGGCTGGTGGTGGTTGATGTTGAACCCCTTTATCCTCTAATACGACCGGTGACCTTAAAAGAAATTAAGCAAAACCCCGCTTTTCAGGAATGGGAACTGGTAAAACAATCCCGCCTGTCGGTGATGCCGGTTTCCGAACCGCACTGGCGCTTGATTCATGAACTGGCCGGTAATGCATCCTGA
- a CDS encoding superoxide dismutase family protein has protein sequence MACAQILGGPLAPRLTGLVYFTAVPGGTWVAVEVCGLPPYQPAQNCGQPIGPHGFHIHENCNCEVGDVNDPFMGAGEHWNPTNQPHGNHVGDFPVLFSNNGYARMAFFTNKFKPCQVVGRSIIIHQNPDDYRTQPSGNSGKRLACGIIVNC, from the coding sequence ATGGCTTGCGCGCAAATCCTAGGCGGACCCCTGGCGCCCCGGTTGACCGGTTTAGTTTATTTTACCGCTGTACCTGGAGGCACCTGGGTGGCAGTGGAAGTATGCGGACTGCCGCCTTACCAACCGGCTCAAAATTGTGGTCAGCCTATTGGCCCCCATGGTTTTCATATTCATGAAAACTGCAACTGCGAAGTTGGCGATGTGAATGACCCCTTCATGGGCGCCGGCGAGCATTGGAACCCTACCAACCAGCCCCATGGCAATCATGTGGGGGATTTTCCGGTATTGTTCTCAAACAACGGCTATGCCCGCATGGCCTTCTTTACCAATAAATTTAAACCCTGTCAGGTAGTAGGCCGGTCGATCATTATCCATCAAAACCCGGATGATTACAGAACCCAGCCCTCGGGCAATTCCGGAAAGCGTCTGGCTTGTGGGATTATCGTAAATTGCTGA
- a CDS encoding GGDEF domain-containing protein: MDFFNINMGTMLIVIILGHLLTGVLIIAYTAQHKRTKTVNTFLLSKLLQALAWFMIGLRNPIPNMVLIAVGNSILFIGAALELIAFLILKNSYTKRIKRAYISLLIGCIIVFVSAIAYGFPENVRITLGSSITIILMVFPVYKLFADKKSSILQKIIASFYSVTILFSIFRAYTALTTDLDMNLASTNIFNTGLFLLLYIAMLAGSTGFILLDKEKLDADLLKAASFDGLTNTLNRKTFILRSKELISLFARKQEQISYLLIDIDDFKKINDTHGHYAGDIVLQDFADTLRKQLRNYDLIGRYGGEEFAVLLPGTGKKEAGDIAERLRAAVEDSSIQTDTEIKYTVSIGVCTIIPDKETSIDMLYKLSDKALYTAKKQGKNCCRNAIKA, encoded by the coding sequence ATGGATTTTTTTAATATTAACATGGGAACGATGTTAATTGTTATCATTTTAGGCCATCTTCTTACAGGCGTACTGATCATTGCCTATACGGCGCAACACAAAAGAACAAAAACGGTCAATACGTTTTTACTTTCTAAATTGCTTCAGGCCCTCGCGTGGTTCATGATTGGGCTTAGGAACCCAATACCTAACATGGTTTTGATCGCTGTGGGCAATTCCATATTGTTTATTGGCGCGGCTTTGGAGCTGATCGCTTTTCTGATTCTGAAAAATAGCTATACCAAAAGGATCAAAAGGGCTTATATCTCCTTGCTTATTGGATGTATCATTGTCTTTGTCTCAGCCATAGCCTATGGCTTTCCGGAGAACGTCAGAATTACCTTAGGTTCTTCCATCACAATAATATTGATGGTGTTTCCGGTATATAAGCTTTTTGCAGACAAAAAATCCTCCATACTACAAAAAATAATTGCTTCTTTTTATAGCGTTACAATCCTTTTTTCAATTTTCAGGGCTTATACGGCTTTAACCACAGACCTTGACATGAATTTGGCTTCAACAAACATTTTTAACACCGGACTGTTTTTGTTGCTCTATATCGCAATGCTCGCGGGAAGCACAGGCTTTATTCTCTTGGATAAGGAAAAGCTGGATGCGGATCTGCTTAAAGCTGCGTCCTTTGATGGTTTAACCAATACTTTAAACCGAAAAACCTTTATATTGCGTTCAAAAGAGCTTATTTCCCTGTTTGCAAGAAAGCAGGAACAAATCTCATACTTGCTTATCGACATTGATGATTTTAAAAAAATCAATGATACCCATGGCCATTATGCGGGCGATATCGTACTGCAAGATTTTGCCGATACCCTCAGGAAACAGTTGAGAAATTACGACTTGATCGGCAGATATGGCGGAGAGGAATTTGCCGTATTGCTTCCGGGAACAGGCAAGAAAGAAGCCGGTGACATTGCGGAACGGTTAAGGGCGGCGGTAGAGGATTCGTCCATCCAGACCGATACTGAAATAAAGTATACGGTAAGCATCGGCGTCTGTACCATCATCCCCGACAAAGAAACCAGCATTGATATGCTCTATAAACTCAGTGATAAGGCCCTTTATACCGCAAAAAAACAAGGCAAGAATTGCTGTAGAAACGCAATAAAGGCATGA
- a CDS encoding sigma-70 family RNA polymerase sigma factor, with protein sequence MRNRGRGGTISVNLSAVPVQTGTTYGEHMEHFFQKLYVEMYPRLVRQAAFLLGDPVAAEDAAQEAFARLHHTGLSSIQNPSGWLVKVTNNICYDYLRSEGSRRRREEKTFRQFYADSFATAAPSAETSVLDREIFQLVHRALERLQPRDRMLLLLKFSGYSYGEIAEAVDINKGSVGTLLARARERFKREYQSQE encoded by the coding sequence TTGCGCAACAGGGGAAGGGGTGGTACTATTAGCGTAAATTTATCGGCGGTACCGGTCCAAACCGGGACCACTTATGGTGAACATATGGAGCATTTTTTTCAAAAACTATATGTGGAGATGTATCCCCGGTTGGTACGTCAGGCCGCCTTTTTATTGGGAGATCCGGTGGCAGCCGAAGATGCGGCCCAGGAGGCTTTTGCCAGACTGCACCATACAGGTTTGTCAAGCATCCAAAATCCTTCCGGGTGGCTGGTAAAGGTGACCAACAATATCTGCTATGATTATCTGCGCAGTGAGGGCAGTCGCCGCCGCCGGGAAGAAAAGACCTTCCGGCAGTTTTATGCGGATTCCTTTGCAACTGCGGCCCCTTCCGCCGAGACGTCCGTCCTGGACCGGGAAATTTTTCAGTTGGTTCACAGGGCCTTAGAACGTCTGCAACCCCGGGATCGTATGCTGCTGCTGCTGAAATTTTCCGGCTACAGTTATGGTGAGATTGCTGAGGCGGTGGATATTAATAAAGGTTCTGTAGGAACCCTTTTGGCCCGGGCCAGAGAGCGGTTCAAGCGAGAATATCAATCCCAGGAATAA
- a CDS encoding DUF4367 domain-containing protein yields the protein MNCPDTGTWQAYLDGEIPEQERGQFLEHAQKCPRCAKTLAELSQLEDWTGQHLMKYGSALDEMMPKQDEHKRFQLSHVEGMKKVDNGGQSMTRKFKKWAMVAASLLVLAGSLTFAPVQEAVADFLSVFRVQKMQMIKVSPDEMQQMARAIETKAGEIDLKQFGKVEVIKKPEQVEMAPADIQNQLSFKVKQPSFIPEGYSLSEKAKVQQDGKAEFRLEVDQANALLKALGSATLLPESLQGKAFSIHVPAGVQLQYLQNDGQRGFTLNQFATPEVVVPSGVDPEDLRAALLDLPILPDDLRNQLASIDDWQNTMIVPDAGQDGMEKMTVNGQDAIYAQNNQGFGYLMWVDNGVIYQLNGFLDSENAVKVAQSLY from the coding sequence ATGAATTGTCCGGATACAGGTACCTGGCAGGCGTATCTTGATGGGGAAATCCCCGAACAAGAGCGAGGGCAATTCCTGGAGCATGCTCAAAAATGCCCCCGGTGCGCAAAAACTCTGGCGGAACTCTCCCAGTTGGAGGATTGGACCGGTCAGCATTTAATGAAATATGGTTCCGCTCTGGATGAAATGATGCCCAAGCAGGATGAGCATAAAAGGTTTCAACTATCTCATGTAGAAGGCATGAAAAAAGTGGATAATGGAGGTCAAAGCATGACAAGGAAATTTAAGAAATGGGCCATGGTGGCGGCTTCGCTGCTGGTGTTGGCCGGCTCGCTGACCTTTGCACCGGTACAGGAAGCGGTGGCCGATTTTCTTTCGGTTTTCAGAGTACAGAAGATGCAAATGATAAAAGTAAGTCCCGATGAAATGCAGCAAATGGCCCGGGCCATTGAAACCAAAGCCGGGGAAATTGATCTGAAACAATTTGGCAAAGTGGAAGTTATTAAAAAGCCGGAACAGGTGGAGATGGCTCCGGCGGATATCCAAAATCAATTATCTTTTAAGGTAAAACAACCGTCCTTTATTCCCGAGGGCTATTCCCTGTCTGAGAAGGCAAAGGTTCAGCAGGACGGTAAAGCCGAGTTCCGGCTGGAAGTGGACCAGGCCAACGCTTTGCTGAAGGCTCTGGGTTCCGCTACCCTGCTGCCGGAAAGCCTGCAGGGAAAAGCCTTTAGCATTCATGTTCCGGCGGGAGTACAATTGCAGTATCTGCAAAACGACGGACAAAGGGGCTTCACCCTGAACCAGTTTGCCACTCCAGAAGTGGTGGTACCCTCGGGCGTTGATCCGGAGGATTTGAGAGCCGCTCTGCTGGATTTACCCATCCTGCCGGATGATTTACGGAATCAGTTGGCCAGCATTGACGACTGGCAGAACACCATGATTGTTCCTGATGCCGGCCAGGACGGAATGGAAAAAATGACGGTCAATGGACAGGACGCCATTTATGCTCAAAATAACCAGGGCTTTGGCTACCTGATGTGGGTGGACAACGGCGTGATCTATCAATTAAACGGGTTCCTGGATTCCGAGAACGCCGTGAAGGTTGCCCAATCCCTCTACTAA
- a CDS encoding EscU/YscU/HrcU family type III secretion system export apparatus switch protein, whose protein sequence is MGQEEKVRKAVALQYDQEIDTAPRVVAAGKGYLAEKMLQIAQEKAVPVYKDPVLVEMLAHLDLGAEIPPELYNIVAEVLVFVYSLDKQSRK, encoded by the coding sequence ATGGGACAGGAAGAAAAAGTCAGAAAAGCAGTGGCCCTTCAATATGACCAGGAAATAGACACTGCCCCCAGGGTGGTGGCAGCGGGAAAAGGCTATCTGGCTGAAAAGATGCTGCAAATTGCCCAGGAGAAAGCGGTACCGGTTTACAAAGATCCTGTCCTGGTGGAAATGCTTGCGCACCTTGATCTGGGAGCCGAGATACCCCCGGAATTGTACAATATCGTGGCTGAGGTGCTGGTCTTTGTCTATTCTCTGGACAAACAGTCCAGAAAATAA